The window AGGGAGAGAGCTGTCAGTAATGCAGGGAGGCAAAGGCCCAAAAGAAGGTGAAGGCCACCACTTACCATTAAAGCTGGACCAGTCAGAGAAGTCGGAGGAATTGAGGGGCTCCGGCTCTGGGCTCATCACCTCATCAATCTGTAGGAAGGAATTTGGGTCACCAGCCTGCCCAGTGCTGTCCCCACCCTCCCATATGGCTAAGGTAAGGCTCAGGGCAAACAAATGGTAAGACAAAGAAACTCACCAGAGGGAGGCCCAGTCCTGCCCGGGCCCAGTTGACTGTGGCTAGCTTCTCTCTCAGTGCAGAGGCCACAGGGCCAGCCAGGTTGGTTGGAGGGAAGATGGGGCCATTGCAGCTGGGGCACTGATAGCCAGCAGGTGCTGTGTTTCGGGGTAGCTGGGCGGCACGTTCATTGAGGCAGGCCCAGTGGAAGAGATCTGAGGGCCCATGAAGTAAGGGAGGAGAGACACAGGAACAAGACTCTTTGGGTTCTTAGCCCAGCAAGAGCCCCCAGCCCACTGCAGGGATGAATGGATACCTTTATGTATGACTAAAgcctctctttcccctcctctctccgGGTCCATTTGGCCTTCTTTGGCCTTCTTGGATACCACCCACTAAGTCAAGGCAGATGCTACAAAACTGCCTGGCCCACAAAGAGGTGGGATGGGTGGGAAGAAAATGCCACCTACCCTTTCAAGGAGTCCCTTCCGGGCCTGCACTCATCATACCCCTTGAGCTAACAGTGAATCAAGAATAGTTGCAACAAGGATTCCTAAATACACACATAGGCACATGGATGCACATACACATCTATGGACACAAATATGCCTGTGCTTATGAACTTGTAACACCAACACAAGTGCCATTCCTTACATGTACACTAGCTCCTGCATGCTCATGTGGTTGTTAACACTCAAGTCCCTCAGCCATGTGTTCTCCTTGTATGTCCACAACCCACCTGTGATCATCCACAAGTACTAATGAACATCCATGCAAAGACAATGTACATTAAAGTCTCGCAAGCTACACACACTGTCACATTgagaaacacacaaacacaactaTCCTTTTGGCATCAGCTCCTTCAAAAATTGAAGCTGAGGCTCTTACACCAGACCAAAGTCATAACACATATGACTGCTGGCTCCCTCTAGCTAACTTTAATGTGGGAAACTCTTCCTCTGTTTAGTAACAGATCCAAAATATCTGCAAGTTCCATGCTGGTGTGGCTACAGACTGCCACCCCCATAAGTTTGACGGGCTCTTGCACAACATTCCAAGACTGGTAGGGCAGGAAGCAGGAGCTTCAGAATTAGGAAAAGACATAGGGGCCTAGAAAGGGAAAATGACTTGCCTGAGCTTACACAGCAGGGAAGTAACCTAAAAGGACAGGAATCTGGGGCTCTGGCCTCCCAGGTTTGGGTAATTCATTGTATTCTTTCTGGAGGAGGGCATGTAAACCAGTTACCAAGATGGATTCTGGGGCTACCCTGATCCCTCCAGGATGACCAGGCCTCACCATAGCAAACGAGGCGGGTTGTCTCCCGGCTGGCCAAGGGTGTGCTGCACAGGCGGCAATTGGGATTGTAGTCACTATCTTGGAGCCACTGCAGGTAGGACTGGACGATGCACTGGATGGAGTGGGAAAGAGAAGTCACAGTTGGAGCCTGGGCACCAAGACCAACCACTCCAAAGTCCAGCTGCCTCTTTTCTCTCACCACAGAGACACATCCTTATGTTTGTTCAActagtaaacatttattgagagccTACTGTGTGCCTGACTCTCTTAGGGGATGGGGCTATAGGAGTGAGCACAATAAACCAAGTCCTTGCCCTTATGGAGCTTACATTCTGGAGCCATATTCCTCAAGGGTCTGGAGGAAGCCAATATCCACAGCCCACCCAGAGACCTGCTCAGGCGCTGCTCTCAATACCCCACCTTGGCGTGATTGGCTACCAAGCAGTGCTCGCAGACGTTGACTCGGTGTTCGAAGCAGAACAGGTTGGTCACCTTCCTCTTGGGGCACTTGCAAAGTCCCATGACCGACCCTGGGGAAGAAGCCAGGTCGTACTAAGCCGCCACCTGGTTCTCACCAGCCGGGTCCGTTTCCACTCAACTCCGCCGACACATCTCGCATCCACACAAACCCAAATTCCCCATCTGGCTGGTGTCGGTCACGCCCCCTACATAAGTCCCGCCTCCAGCGACCCCTCATTCTTTCTGTAGCCCGCCCCCAGTCAGGCCTCTCCATCGGCTAACCCCTGATACCAGTGGCCCCGCCCCCAAAGTCCCTTTGGGCCCCACCCCTTACTAGCCCCGCCCCTCTCTTTACAGACCCCCCCACTCTCGATGTTACTGATCCGCCGCGGCACCGGTCTCGACGTGAGCGAGCGGTGATTCGAGGCGCGGAAGGACCGGGACTGCGCTCTTCGTAGCTCCCGCTCTGCCCTCTTCAGCGCCAGCCGCTCCGATTATCCCTCCGCTGCCACGTCTCTTCCGGGTGCGGCGCGCGCTGATGACGACACCGAGCCACCGGCCACACCCCTGCAGAGGCAAAAAGTGAAGGCGGGCGAAGAAGGCGGAAATCCGAGCGTAGCGGCCCTCCCGCCTTACGTCACTTCTGCTTCCTCTCTGGCCGGGCGGGTAATTCGAACACTTCCCGCAGCAGACGGCTCTCCCAGTTAGCGCGAGCCCCCGGCTGTGGCGGCAGAGGACGTCGAGGCCAGGACTCAATATGTCTGAGAGGCGAACGCGGTCCGGAGGGGCCGCTCGGCTCTCGGGTGAGCGGAGGGCACGCGGGAGAGGTGGGACCAAGCCGTTTGGGGAACGCAGGCCCTTCCCCACCACGCCGAAGGATGCTTTTCTCCCCCAGGAAGGCGCCCCCAAAGGGTTCGTTTGGGAACCTTCTCTTGCCCACTCCCGCACCTGTCTCTAGACTCTATGACCTGGAGTCTTTCCCAACttctgatcatttttcttttcgtAGGGCCCAGGACCCCATCTCCAACTACGCCTCTGCGGAGGTCCCAGCGGAAATCAGGCTCGGATCTTCCGAGCATCCTTCCTGTACTCAGTGGGAAGGTGAGCCCTGGGTTTCTCAGTTACTGCCCGAGAGGCCCCAGCACTGATGTGGAGCTCATGATCACTCCTCTTCTCTAGGCACCCCATGCGGCTCCAGTCAGAAAGCCCATCGTTTTGAAGAAGATCGTGGCTCATGCTGTAGAGGTGAGGGCTAAGAGACGGGGTTTTGAGTGGGAGGCCAATACTGGGATCTGGTTATTTGACCAGTTGGTGTTGTTCCCCACAGATCCCATCCGTCCATTCGCCTCGCAGGAGCTCTAGGGTGAGTTCATTTCCACCTGCTTAGTTGAGTGGGATCCAGGTCACTCTAGAGCTGGGGGTGGCATATTGTCCTCTCACATCTACCCAGGGAGCTCTTTTGTAGTATTCTGGAACAATTTGCTTTTGGATACCATCGTGCATTGCGTTGCCAATCTTGATTACTCTCTGcagacttttttcattttcagctCTTTATGACCAACATATTTATACCATTTTCCTTAGAATGCTGAGCTGTGTCCTATCCAGTCTGCTGTCTTCTTTCAAATCCATTGcgtcttcagtttttctttgtggttGTTATGAGTTATGTATCATGGTGCTTTTACAGTTTTAGCAGAAATTGTTACTGAGAATATTTCATTAAGAGGAAATCTGAAGAAATAGTCAATGAGAAATGCTAATTGCCTTTGAAGCGTTTGTGGGACTTACAAATGGGGAGAAAGACAAGTAACCAAGTGAGTACAATATCGTATGCCCAGGGCTACAATAAGGAAAACCAGGTTCTATGATGAGATCCAACCCAGTGTCTCAGGGAGTGTTTTACAAAGAAATACTTAAAccaaaatttttagaattttaaaaattagtttattaatatgtattttacttattaacttgtttattatttattttatattagtttaTTAATATGTGTATTGATATTGGGGTCCATTTTGACGTAATTATACAGCttggaacataatttgctccaattcaatcctcagtatgtcccctttccctcccttcttcctatCCATCTTCCCTTTACTACAttcatctttcttctgtttatgtatagttttcttaattagtgtattgtggatatacataaaggtgaaattcactgtaatattcatgtacatagggaTGTTTGAACATCAAaatcattccactgttcttccctattTCTCCCTCAATCCTCTTCCTCTGTTCCACggatctctctcttcttttcctgggATTctccccttcttattttttttcttttctttttttccttattttggcttggtttccacatatgagagaaaacattctgccctTGACTTTCTaggtctagcttatttcacttagcatgatgttctccagttccatccatttatcagcaaatgccataattttattcttctttatgacttaaaccaaatttttaaagtagGGGTACTCTGGGCAAAGTAAGCCATGTTTGCAGAGATCTAAAGTCCAAAGAAAATTAGGAGGTGTGGGAAATGGCAGTTTGTGTCTGCAACAGACCTGGTCAGGGTAGGGGAGAGAGCTTGCTAAGTCAGGGCAGATCCTGATGAGACATGAAAACCATATTCTGGGGCTTGACCTTCATCCTTGTTCTGTGAGCAGCCTTTGgaaatgttttgttgttgttgttggtggtggtggtggtggtggtggtggtggtggtggtgctgcagatcaaatccagggccttatgcttgccaAGCAAGTACTGTGCCACTGAGATACCTCCAGCCAACCTTTGAAAAGTTTTAAGCAAGGTAGTGACTGAGTCAAGCTTGAGTATTACATAAAGATCTTTCTCTGTGTAATTCTCCTTAGACCTTATCAGCATGAGTGTACTTGCTTGCATGTTTaatgtctttctctccctctatGAACACAGACACCTGAGAGCAGGGCCTTCCGTCTCCCCAGTGGTAGCCACTCATTCTTACTTGTTAACTGATAGATTCATGAGACACTGAGCAGGATAAAGTTGCTAGGACTGGGCAGCTGGCCAtaggaaatgagaaagaagtaGTCAAGGGTGATTCCAATTCTGTTCATCGCCTCTTTTACCAAGACCTATTGGGCTGATTCCCCAAAGCTTGAAGCAAGGAAAAGCTTCTCTTGATAACATCTACTTCCTTGGTTCTGGACCACAAGAGTCATTAAATTTGTCCTGCCTGCCCTTGTCTTGACCTCCAGAAAACTTAGTGCCAGATTCATGGGCATGAATTCAGTGAGTACTTATGAGCACTACAACATGCAGGCTCTGCTGGAAGTGCCAGGTGTAGGCAGGTCAGCCAGGAAGACAAAGACCCCTGCTCTCTGGAAGCTCCCATTCTGATTGGGTGACTGAATCAACCATTCAGTAAGCCAACATCAGATAGCAGTATTGCtagacaggaaataaaagaggtcaTTGTGACAGAATAGCTAGCAGAGGTGAGATGGGCTGATGTGGATTCCATGGTGAGGGACAGCCTCTCTGAGTAAGCACTGGAGCTGAGTGTATTATGAGGAGCCAACACATGAACCTCTAAAATAGACGTCTGTTGCCTTTGCCGTTCACACCCTTGCCGTGGCTCATTGGTCTCTGCAGAAGCTCTACAGTGGCTTACAGAGGACCCTGTGAAACACCCCTACCCGTTACCTCTCAAACCTCATCTTCAGCTCCTCTCCCCGTGGGTCACGCACGGCAGCTGCAGTGGCCACCTTGTTTCTTCATCCTGACTGGCACACTCTTGCCTCAGGACGTTTGCATCTCTGTTCCTGCTGCTGAGATCACTTCCTTTGGATGTCCACACGACCCGCTCCCTCACCAGTGTCAAGTTGTAGCTCACATGTCTCCTCAGTGAGACCTGCAGTTCCAGCCCACTCC of the Sciurus carolinensis chromosome 11, mSciCar1.2, whole genome shotgun sequence genome contains:
- the Zfpl1 gene encoding zinc finger protein-like 1 isoform X1, which encodes MGLCKCPKRKVTNLFCFEHRVNVCEHCLVANHAKCIVQSYLQWLQDSDYNPNCRLCSTPLASRETTRLVCYDLFHWACLNERAAQLPRNTAPAGYQCPSCNGPIFPPTNLAGPVASALREKLATVNWARAGLGLPLIDEVMSPEPEPLNSSDFSDWSSFNATSAPGQEDIDSASAAPAFYSQAPRPPASPSRPEQHTVIHMGSTEPLTHAPRKVYDTRDDDRVPGLHGDCDDDKYRRRPALGWLAQLLRSRAGSRKRPLTLLQRAGLLLLLGLLGFLALLALMSRLGRAAADSDPNLDPLMNPHIRVGPS
- the Zfpl1 gene encoding zinc finger protein-like 1 isoform X2, translated to MGLCKCPKRKVTNLFCFEHRVNVCEHCLVANHAKCIVQSYLQWLQDSDYNPNCRLCSTPLASRETTRLVCYDLFHWACLNERAAQLPRNTAPAGYQCPSCNGPIFPPTNLAGPVASALREKLATVNWARAGLGLPLIDEVMSPEPEPLNSSDFSDWSSFNATSAPGQEDIDSASAAPAFYSQAPRPPASPSRPEQHTVIHMGSTEPLTHAPRKVYDTRDDDRVPGLHGDCDDDKYRRRPALGWLAQLLSPHARHPSFQNIVVRLSCCELHSDSIWWQVQGRSSLWHR